A genomic stretch from Mycobacterium malmoense includes:
- the bfrA gene encoding bacterioferritin BfrA: MQGDPDVLRLLNEQLTSELTAINQYFLHSKMQENWGFTELAKHTRAESFDEMRHAEEITDRILLLDGLPNYQRLGSLRVGQTLREQFEADLAIEFDVLNRLKPGIIMCREKQDTTSAVLLEKIVADEELHVDYLQTQLELMDKLGEELYSAQCVSRPPT, encoded by the coding sequence ATGCAAGGTGATCCGGATGTTTTGCGCCTGCTCAACGAGCAATTGACGAGTGAGCTGACCGCCATCAACCAGTATTTTCTGCATTCCAAGATGCAGGAAAACTGGGGCTTCACCGAATTGGCGAAACACACGCGCGCGGAGTCCTTCGACGAAATGCGGCACGCCGAGGAGATCACCGATCGCATTTTGCTGCTCGACGGCCTGCCAAACTACCAGCGCCTCGGATCACTGCGCGTCGGGCAGACGCTGCGCGAACAGTTCGAAGCCGACCTGGCCATCGAATTCGACGTGTTGAATCGCCTCAAGCCGGGAATCATCATGTGCCGGGAGAAGCAGGACACCACCAGCGCCGTACTGCTCGAGAAGATCGTGGCCGACGAGGAATTGCACGTCGACTACCTGCAGACCCAGCTGGAACTGATGGACAAGTTGGGAGAGGAGCTCTACTCGGCGCAGTGCGTCTCCCGTCCACCGACCTGA
- a CDS encoding carboxymuconolactone decarboxylase family protein yields MSRIGTFADDDLAGWFSKSPDLGGALAGFSQAVYTKNRLPLRTRELARTVIAHHNVCVVCVNTRDADGPAEGVDEELYEHALQWRTWPGYSEQERLAAEFADRFATEHTALRDDEDFWSRCAEHFSDELLADLALSCALWIGMGRVLRTLDIGQACKLTLPSRA; encoded by the coding sequence ATGAGCCGAATCGGAACATTCGCCGACGACGACCTGGCGGGCTGGTTTTCGAAATCGCCCGACCTCGGCGGCGCGCTCGCCGGCTTCAGCCAGGCCGTCTACACCAAGAACCGGCTGCCGTTGCGCACCCGTGAGCTGGCGCGCACGGTGATCGCCCACCACAACGTGTGCGTCGTCTGCGTCAACACCCGCGACGCCGACGGGCCCGCCGAAGGTGTCGACGAGGAGCTCTACGAGCACGCACTGCAGTGGCGCACCTGGCCCGGCTACAGCGAGCAGGAGCGGCTGGCAGCCGAGTTCGCGGACCGATTCGCCACCGAGCACACCGCGCTACGCGACGACGAAGACTTCTGGAGCCGCTGCGCCGAGCATTTCTCCGACGAATTGCTCGCCGACCTCGCCCTCTCGTGCGCGTTGTGGATCGGCATGGGACGGGTCCTGCGGACCCTCGATATCGGCCAGGCCTGCAAGCTCACCTTGCCCAGCCGCGCATAG
- a CDS encoding glutamine synthetase family protein, which produces MTATPLAAAAIAQLEAEGVDTVIGTVVNPAGLTQAKTVPIRRTNTFADPGLGASPSWHAFAIDQTGIAFTDDVGVVGDQRLRIDLSALRIIGDGLAWAPAAFFEQDSTPVPACSRGTLGRMEAALKEAGLDAAIGHEIEFLLVGPDGGRLPSVLWAQYGLAGVLEHEAFVRDVNVAATAAGIAIEQFHPEYGANQFELSLSPLAPVAAADQLALTKLIIGRAARRHGLRVSLSPAPFAGSVGSGAHQHFSLTKAGPLFSDGTGAAGMTPAGESAVAGVVRGLPEAQGILCGSIVSGLRLRPGNWAGAYACWGTENREAAVRFVKGGPGSPLGANVEVKVVDPSANPYLASAAILGLALDGIQRQAALPPETTVDPANLSEPDRNRAGIVRLPQAQADVIAALDNSTLLRSILGDPVVDVVVAARRLEHERYGGLDPEQLADKFRMAWSL; this is translated from the coding sequence ATGACAGCGACACCGCTTGCCGCCGCGGCGATCGCGCAACTGGAGGCCGAGGGCGTCGACACCGTCATCGGCACCGTCGTGAACCCCGCCGGCCTCACCCAGGCCAAGACGGTGCCGATCCGGCGGACCAACACCTTCGCGGATCCCGGCCTGGGCGCCAGCCCCTCCTGGCATGCCTTCGCCATCGACCAGACCGGCATCGCATTCACCGACGACGTCGGCGTGGTCGGAGACCAGCGGCTGCGCATCGACCTGTCGGCCCTGCGCATCATCGGCGACGGGCTGGCGTGGGCGCCGGCCGCATTCTTCGAACAGGACAGCACACCGGTTCCCGCGTGCAGCCGCGGAACGCTGGGCCGGATGGAGGCCGCGCTCAAAGAAGCCGGCCTCGACGCGGCGATCGGCCACGAAATCGAATTCCTTCTGGTCGGCCCCGACGGGGGCCGGCTGCCGTCCGTGCTCTGGGCGCAGTACGGCCTCGCCGGCGTGCTCGAGCATGAAGCCTTCGTGCGCGACGTCAATGTCGCGGCCACGGCGGCCGGCATCGCGATCGAGCAGTTTCATCCCGAGTACGGGGCCAACCAGTTCGAGCTCTCGTTGTCGCCGTTGGCCCCGGTGGCCGCGGCCGATCAGCTGGCATTGACCAAGCTCATCATCGGCCGGGCCGCCCGCCGCCACGGGCTGCGCGTCAGCCTGTCGCCGGCGCCCTTCGCGGGCAGCGTCGGATCCGGTGCGCACCAGCACTTTTCGCTGACCAAGGCGGGTCCGCTATTTTCCGACGGAACCGGCGCGGCGGGCATGACACCGGCGGGCGAGAGCGCCGTGGCGGGGGTGGTTCGCGGGCTCCCCGAAGCCCAGGGCATTCTGTGCGGATCGATCGTGTCCGGTTTGCGGCTGCGGCCCGGCAACTGGGCCGGGGCCTACGCCTGCTGGGGCACCGAAAACCGTGAGGCGGCAGTGCGGTTCGTCAAGGGCGGGCCCGGCAGCCCGCTCGGCGCCAATGTCGAGGTGAAGGTCGTCGATCCCTCGGCGAACCCGTACCTCGCATCCGCGGCGATCCTCGGCCTGGCGCTGGACGGAATCCAGCGCCAGGCGGCACTCCCGCCAGAAACCACGGTAGACCCGGCGAACCTTTCCGAGCCCGACCGTAACCGCGCCGGTATCGTGCGCCTGCCGCAGGCTCAGGCGGATGTCATTGCCGCACTGGATAATTCGACGCTGCTGCGGAGCATCCTGGGCGATCCCGTGGTCGACGTGGTGGTCGCGGCCCGCCGGCTGGAGCATGAGCGCTACGGTGGCCTCGACCCCGAGCAGCTGGCGGACAAGTTCCGCATGGCCTGGAGCCTGTGA
- a CDS encoding amidohydrolase family protein — protein MSPDPSALAQHIDDVVLVDQHVHGCWLTAGDRRRFENALNEANTEPLADSGFDSQLGFAVRAHCAPLLGLPKHVDPQDYWERRRQYGEPELARLFLPAAKVTDWLVDTGIDGHIAGVPGMAELSGAHAHEVVRLEQVAEQAAQAPGDYASAFEEILRRRAAAAVATKSILAYRGGFDGDLTEPPASQVAEAAARWRDAGGIRLRDRVLLRFGLHRALRLGKPLQFHVGFGDRDCDLHKANPLLLLDFLRQSGDTPIVLLHCYPYEREAGYLAQAFNNVYVDGGLSVNHLGARAPAFIARLLEMAPFRKVLYSSDGYGPAELHFLGSVLWRKGIHRVLRGFVDGGDWSEADAIRVVDLVAHANAARVYRLDAAGRR, from the coding sequence ATGAGTCCTGACCCTTCCGCGCTGGCACAACACATCGACGACGTGGTATTGGTCGATCAGCACGTGCACGGGTGCTGGCTGACGGCGGGGGACCGGCGACGGTTCGAGAACGCCCTCAACGAGGCCAATACCGAACCCCTCGCGGATTCGGGTTTCGACTCCCAGCTCGGCTTCGCGGTGCGCGCCCACTGCGCACCCCTCCTGGGCCTACCCAAACACGTTGATCCACAGGACTATTGGGAGCGGCGCCGGCAATACGGCGAGCCGGAACTGGCCCGGCTGTTCCTGCCCGCCGCCAAGGTGACCGACTGGCTGGTGGACACCGGAATCGACGGCCACATCGCCGGCGTGCCCGGCATGGCCGAATTGTCCGGCGCCCACGCCCACGAGGTCGTTCGCCTCGAGCAGGTGGCCGAGCAGGCCGCGCAAGCGCCGGGCGACTACGCGTCGGCGTTCGAGGAGATCCTGCGCCGGCGCGCGGCCGCGGCGGTCGCCACCAAGTCGATCCTGGCCTACCGGGGCGGGTTCGACGGCGACCTGACCGAGCCGCCGGCGTCGCAGGTCGCCGAGGCCGCCGCCCGGTGGCGCGATGCCGGCGGGATCCGGTTGCGGGATCGGGTCCTGCTGCGTTTCGGATTACACCGGGCGCTGCGGCTTGGCAAGCCGCTGCAATTCCACGTCGGCTTCGGCGACCGGGACTGCGATCTGCACAAGGCCAATCCGCTTCTCCTGCTCGACTTCCTGCGCCAGTCCGGTGACACGCCGATCGTGCTGCTGCACTGCTATCCCTACGAGCGCGAAGCCGGCTATCTCGCGCAGGCCTTCAACAACGTCTATGTCGACGGCGGGCTGAGCGTGAACCATCTGGGGGCTCGGGCACCGGCGTTCATCGCCCGGCTGCTGGAGATGGCGCCCTTCCGCAAGGTCCTCTACTCGTCGGACGGATACGGTCCCGCGGAGCTGCATTTCCTGGGATCGGTGTTGTGGCGCAAGGGTATTCACCGCGTACTGCGTGGTTTCGTGGACGGCGGCGACTGGAGTGAGGCTGATGCGATCCGGGTGGTCGACCTTGTCGCGCACGCCAACGCTGCCCGCGTGTATCGCCTCGACGCCGCGGGTCGGCGATGA
- a CDS encoding limonene-1,2-epoxide hydrolase family protein — MTDVSTIAVRDVVLGLWQALSRRDWDAVKTFLAEDCLYVDMPLPAAAARGPDDIVKRLKVGLQPLAGYENHDGLLLTNGSDVMYEHSETWTFPTGEQGVLRFVTVHQVVWQNGDAKIAVWKDYWDMNSLTGFAPPNYFESLAGADMSWVVDATGLV, encoded by the coding sequence ATGACGGACGTTTCCACGATCGCGGTCCGCGATGTCGTACTCGGGCTGTGGCAGGCACTTTCGCGTCGGGATTGGGATGCGGTGAAGACGTTTTTGGCCGAGGACTGCCTCTACGTCGACATGCCGCTCCCGGCGGCGGCGGCACGCGGTCCCGACGACATTGTGAAACGGCTCAAGGTCGGGCTACAGCCGCTGGCCGGTTACGAGAACCATGACGGCCTGCTGCTGACCAACGGCTCCGACGTCATGTACGAGCACTCGGAGACGTGGACCTTCCCGACTGGTGAGCAAGGCGTGCTGAGGTTCGTCACCGTCCACCAGGTGGTCTGGCAGAACGGTGACGCGAAAATCGCTGTCTGGAAAGACTATTGGGACATGAACAGCCTGACCGGCTTCGCGCCGCCCAACTACTTCGAGAGCCTTGCCGGCGCGGATATGTCATGGGTTGTGGATGCGACCGGCTTGGTCTAA
- a CDS encoding cytochrome P450, with the protein MRERLHWLAMHGFVRGVAAIGMRRGELQARLIADPTVAADPVPFYDQLRARGPLVHGRVNYVTTDHALAHELLRSDDFRVVNMGSNLPAPVRWLERRTRDDLLHPLREPSLLAVEPPDHTRYRKTVSAVFTPRAVAALRDRVEQTAVNLLDQLSRQADVSVVVDIVGRYCSQLPVAIISDILGVPEQDRRRVLEFGELAAPSLDIGLPWRQYRSVQDGIAGFNVWLAGHLRELRRAPGDNLMSQLIQTAESGSAETHLNETELQAIAGLVLAAGFETTVNLLGNGIRMLLDAPEHLDTLRQRPELWPNAVEEILRLESPVQLTARVALKDVEVAGMRIRRGELVVIYLAAANRDPSVFPDAHRFDIERPNAGRHLAFSGGRHFCLGAALARAEGEVGLRAFFDRFPEARVAGAGSRRDTRVLRGWSTLPVTLGPARSMAQVDA; encoded by the coding sequence GTGAGGGAGAGACTGCACTGGCTGGCGATGCACGGTTTCGTCCGCGGCGTCGCGGCGATCGGTATGCGACGGGGTGAATTGCAGGCCAGGTTGATCGCCGATCCGACGGTCGCCGCCGATCCGGTACCGTTTTACGACCAACTGCGGGCCCGGGGCCCGTTGGTGCATGGTCGCGTCAATTATGTGACGACCGACCACGCGCTGGCCCATGAGCTGCTGCGGTCCGACGACTTTCGGGTGGTGAACATGGGCTCGAATCTGCCGGCACCGGTGCGCTGGCTCGAGCGCCGCACCCGCGACGATCTCCTGCACCCGCTGCGCGAACCATCGTTGCTGGCCGTCGAGCCGCCGGACCACACCCGCTACCGCAAGACGGTATCGGCGGTGTTCACGCCGCGGGCCGTCGCCGCATTGCGCGACCGGGTCGAACAGACCGCGGTCAATCTCCTGGACCAGCTGTCCCGGCAGGCCGATGTCTCCGTTGTCGTAGACATCGTCGGACGGTATTGCTCGCAGCTTCCGGTCGCGATCATCAGCGACATCTTGGGCGTGCCCGAGCAAGACCGAAGGCGCGTCCTCGAATTCGGTGAACTGGCCGCGCCGAGCCTGGACATTGGGTTGCCGTGGCGGCAGTACCGGAGCGTGCAGGACGGCATCGCCGGATTCAACGTCTGGCTCGCCGGCCACCTGCGCGAATTGCGCCGCGCCCCAGGCGACAACCTGATGAGCCAGCTGATCCAGACGGCCGAAAGCGGCTCCGCCGAAACGCATCTGAACGAGACCGAGCTGCAGGCCATCGCCGGCCTGGTGCTGGCCGCCGGGTTCGAGACCACGGTGAACCTGTTGGGCAACGGGATTCGCATGTTGCTGGATGCGCCCGAGCATCTGGACACGCTGCGCCAACGTCCCGAATTGTGGCCCAACGCCGTCGAAGAGATCTTGCGACTGGAGTCACCGGTGCAGCTCACCGCGCGGGTGGCGCTCAAAGACGTCGAGGTGGCGGGCATGCGGATCCGGCGCGGCGAGCTGGTCGTCATCTATCTGGCCGCCGCGAATCGGGATCCGTCGGTGTTCCCCGATGCGCACCGCTTCGACATCGAAAGGCCAAACGCGGGAAGGCATCTCGCGTTCTCCGGGGGCCGGCACTTCTGCCTGGGCGCCGCCCTTGCGCGCGCCGAGGGCGAGGTCGGGCTGCGCGCCTTCTTCGACCGTTTTCCCGAGGCGCGGGTGGCGGGCGCCGGCAGCAGGCGGGACACGCGGGTGCTGCGCGGCTGGTCGACGCTGCCGGTGACCTTGGGGCCGGCGCGGTCGATGGCCCAGGTCGACGCCTAG
- a CDS encoding lipoprotein LpqH has protein sequence MQNRLVAVAFALMAVGVAGCAPAQTTPRAGARLTIDGATHTARPPACSQIQSYRTIDVRDHDGQVEAVVLLSGYRAIPQWVKIHNVDGFTGSFWQGGVGDAHADVTNSAYTITGSAYGINSSNPNKVITTDFKITAEC, from the coding sequence GTGCAGAATCGGTTGGTGGCGGTCGCCTTTGCCCTGATGGCCGTCGGCGTCGCGGGGTGCGCGCCGGCGCAGACAACGCCGCGCGCGGGCGCCCGCCTGACCATCGACGGTGCCACCCACACGGCACGTCCCCCGGCCTGCAGCCAAATCCAGTCGTACCGGACCATCGACGTCCGCGACCACGACGGCCAGGTTGAAGCGGTGGTGCTGCTCAGCGGCTACCGGGCCATCCCCCAGTGGGTGAAGATCCACAACGTCGACGGGTTCACCGGCAGCTTCTGGCAGGGTGGGGTGGGAGACGCGCACGCCGACGTCACCAACAGTGCATACACCATCACCGGCAGCGCCTACGGCATCAACAGCAGCAATCCCAACAAGGTCATCACGACGGACTTCAAGATCACCGCCGAGTGCTGA
- a CDS encoding SDR family oxidoreductase, whose product MKSVFITGAGSGMGREGAKLFHIRGWRVGAVDRNDDGLATLKQELGDDRLWTRAVDVTDKAALDGALADFCAGNADGGLDMMWNNAGIGESGWFEDVPYDAAMRVVEVNFKAVLTGAYAALPHLKKTPGSLMFSTSSSSGTYGMPRIAVYSSTKHAVKGLTEALSVEWQRHGVRVADVLPGLIDTAILTATTNHSDDGGTRMSAEDLRASAPKKGMFRLMPASSVAEAAWQAYHHPTRLHWYVPKSIRLIDLLKGVSPEFVRGRIVKSLPALMPKRQ is encoded by the coding sequence GTGAAATCGGTCTTCATCACCGGCGCCGGCAGCGGCATGGGCCGCGAGGGCGCGAAGCTCTTCCATATCAGGGGCTGGCGCGTTGGTGCGGTGGACCGCAACGACGACGGCCTGGCGACGCTGAAGCAGGAACTGGGCGACGACCGGCTGTGGACCCGCGCCGTCGACGTGACGGACAAGGCCGCCCTGGACGGCGCCCTAGCCGACTTCTGTGCCGGCAACGCCGACGGCGGGCTCGACATGATGTGGAACAACGCCGGCATCGGCGAATCCGGCTGGTTCGAGGACGTGCCCTACGACGCCGCGATGCGCGTCGTCGAGGTGAACTTCAAAGCGGTGCTGACCGGCGCCTACGCCGCGCTGCCCCACCTCAAGAAGACGCCCGGCAGCCTGATGTTCTCGACGTCGTCGTCCTCGGGCACCTACGGCATGCCGCGCATCGCGGTGTACTCGTCGACCAAGCATGCGGTCAAGGGGTTGACCGAGGCGCTGAGCGTGGAATGGCAGCGACATGGCGTGCGCGTCGCCGACGTACTGCCGGGTCTGATCGACACCGCCATCCTCACCGCGACCACCAACCACTCCGACGACGGGGGGACGCGGATGTCCGCCGAGGACCTCCGCGCCAGCGCGCCCAAGAAGGGCATGTTCCGGCTGATGCCCGCGAGCAGCGTCGCGGAGGCGGCGTGGCAGGCCTACCACCATCCGACGCGGCTGCATTGGTACGTGCCCAAGAGCATTCGCCTGATCGACCTGCTCAAGGGCGTGAGCCCGGAGTTCGTGCGGGGTCGCATCGTCAAATCCCTACCCGCGCTGATGCCGAAACGGCAGTAA
- a CDS encoding SRPBCC family protein: protein MCLDQAMEGSATVHMAAPADKIWNLIADVRNTGKFSPEVFEAEWLGDATGPALGAKFRGHVRRNEIGPVYWTTCKVTACEPGREFGFAVMLGDRAVNNWHYRLAPSGGGTDVTESFRLNPAPWLGAYWLFGGFLRKRRNVRDMTKTLNRIKDVVEAD from the coding sequence CTGTGTTTGGATCAGGCCATGGAAGGTTCGGCGACAGTTCACATGGCGGCGCCCGCGGACAAGATCTGGAATCTGATCGCCGACGTGCGCAACACCGGAAAATTTTCTCCGGAAGTCTTTGAGGCCGAGTGGCTGGGCGACGCGACGGGCCCGGCGCTCGGCGCCAAATTCCGCGGTCACGTTCGGCGAAACGAGATCGGGCCGGTCTATTGGACGACGTGTAAGGTGACCGCGTGCGAACCGGGCCGCGAGTTCGGATTCGCGGTCATGCTCGGCGACAGGGCGGTGAACAACTGGCACTACCGATTGGCACCCAGCGGCGGCGGCACCGACGTCACCGAGTCGTTTCGGCTCAACCCGGCGCCGTGGCTCGGCGCGTACTGGTTGTTCGGGGGCTTTCTGCGCAAGCGCCGCAACGTCCGTGACATGACCAAGACGCTGAACCGCATCAAAGACGTCGTCGAGGCGGACTGA
- the rpfC gene encoding resuscitation-promoting factor RpfC → MLDMRKLCKALVKSAMVGGIVAVSLTSSTGVANAAPLAPNWDAVAQCESGGNWHANTGNGEYGGLQFKPSTWAQYGGVGNPATASREQQIAVANRLFAEEGLEPWPKCGAASGLPLAWYSHPAQGIKQIINGLIQAAVPH, encoded by the coding sequence ATGCTTGACATGAGAAAGCTCTGCAAAGCTCTCGTCAAGTCCGCCATGGTGGGCGGGATAGTTGCAGTGTCGCTGACTTCATCCACCGGCGTGGCCAACGCCGCCCCCCTAGCCCCCAACTGGGACGCGGTCGCGCAATGCGAGTCCGGTGGTAACTGGCACGCCAACACCGGAAACGGCGAATACGGTGGCCTGCAATTCAAGCCGAGCACCTGGGCCCAATACGGCGGTGTCGGCAACCCCGCGACCGCATCCAGGGAGCAGCAGATCGCCGTGGCCAACCGGCTTTTCGCCGAGGAGGGGCTGGAGCCATGGCCGAAGTGCGGCGCCGCCTCGGGCCTTCCGCTCGCGTGGTATTCGCACCCGGCGCAGGGCATCAAGCAGATCATCAACGGGCTCATTCAGGCGGCCGTCCCGCATTAA
- the ag85B gene encoding diacylglycerol acyltransferase/mycolyltransferase Ag85B, whose protein sequence is MTDVSEKIRAWGRRLLVGAAAALTLPGLIGLAGGAATAGAFSRPGLPVEYLQVPSGAMGRNIKVQFQSGGDGSPAVYLLDGLRAQDDYNGWDINTPAFEWYYKSGLSIIMPVGGQSSFYADWYGPACGKAGCSTYKWETFLTSELPGWLAANRSVKRNGSAAIGISMSGSSAMILAAYHPDQFIYAGSLSALMDPSSGMGPSLINLAMGDAGGYKADAMWGPSSDPAWQRNDPTIQVGKLVGNNTRLWVYCGNGTPSELGGANMPAEFLENFVRSSNLKFQDAYNAAGGHNAVFNFNANGTHSWEYWGAQLNAMKPDLQGSLGATPGGGG, encoded by the coding sequence ATGACAGACGTGAGCGAGAAGATCCGGGCCTGGGGGCGCCGGCTTTTGGTCGGTGCGGCGGCGGCTCTCACCCTGCCCGGCCTGATCGGTCTTGCCGGCGGCGCGGCGACCGCGGGGGCGTTCTCGCGCCCAGGTCTGCCGGTCGAATACCTGCAAGTGCCGTCCGGCGCCATGGGCCGCAACATCAAGGTCCAATTCCAGAGCGGCGGAGACGGCTCCCCGGCGGTGTACCTGCTCGACGGGCTGCGGGCCCAGGACGACTACAACGGTTGGGACATCAACACCCCCGCGTTCGAGTGGTACTACAAGTCGGGCCTGTCGATCATCATGCCGGTCGGCGGGCAGTCCAGCTTCTACGCCGACTGGTACGGTCCGGCCTGCGGTAAGGCGGGCTGCTCGACCTACAAGTGGGAGACCTTCCTGACCAGCGAGCTGCCGGGCTGGTTGGCCGCCAACAGGAGCGTCAAGCGCAACGGGAGCGCCGCAATCGGCATCTCCATGTCCGGCTCGTCGGCGATGATCCTGGCCGCCTACCACCCCGACCAGTTCATCTACGCCGGCTCGCTGTCGGCCCTGATGGACCCCTCGTCGGGCATGGGTCCGTCGTTGATCAACCTGGCAATGGGCGACGCCGGCGGCTACAAGGCCGACGCCATGTGGGGCCCGTCAAGCGACCCGGCGTGGCAGCGCAACGACCCGACGATTCAGGTCGGCAAGTTGGTCGGCAACAACACCCGCCTGTGGGTCTACTGCGGCAACGGCACGCCGTCGGAGTTGGGTGGGGCCAACATGCCCGCCGAGTTCCTGGAGAACTTCGTGCGCAGCAGCAACCTGAAGTTCCAGGACGCCTACAACGCGGCCGGTGGCCACAACGCGGTGTTCAACTTCAACGCCAATGGAACACACAGTTGGGAGTACTGGGGCGCCCAGCTCAACGCCATGAAGCCCGACCTGCAGGGCAGCTTGGGCGCGACCCCCGGGGGCGGCGGATAA
- a CDS encoding DUF7159 family protein: MDTVLGLSLTPTTVGWVLAEGHGADGTILDHQELALRAGRGVRAVSTAEQVTDEVLRVAALAAANDHRVRVVGLTWNDEASAQAALLLEALTDAGFDNVVPVRLLEAVETLARAIAPVIGYEQTAVCILEHEWATVVMVDIHDGETQTAVKQVRGGFDGLTRWLSGMFERDGWRPGGVVVVGADSEIDGFSWQLEKALPVPVFAQTMAQVTVARGAALAAAQSTEFTDEQLVAQPSEPVAAPARPRHLSYAGAVTALAAGAVTFVASLSLAVGIQLAPDSEPAPARHVVRASTPQIAQAVAPAAASRPEVAPPVAQPKVPTGEQDAAPAEQQPDPNTRQPYLTRVLEHIPGDAGESADDSAPQAPTP; this comes from the coding sequence TTGGATACGGTACTAGGGCTTTCGTTGACGCCGACCACCGTCGGGTGGGTCCTCGCTGAAGGACACGGCGCAGACGGCACCATCCTGGATCACCAGGAGTTGGCGCTGCGCGCCGGCCGCGGCGTGCGCGCCGTGAGTACCGCGGAGCAAGTGACAGACGAGGTGTTGCGGGTGGCCGCGCTGGCGGCCGCGAACGACCACCGCGTGCGTGTCGTCGGGCTGACCTGGAACGACGAAGCGTCCGCGCAGGCGGCGCTGCTGCTGGAGGCGTTGACCGACGCAGGCTTTGACAACGTTGTGCCGGTTCGGTTACTCGAGGCGGTCGAGACCCTGGCCCGCGCCATCGCACCCGTCATCGGCTACGAACAGACGGCGGTGTGCATCCTCGAGCACGAGTGGGCGACCGTCGTCATGGTCGACATCCATGACGGCGAGACGCAGACGGCCGTCAAGCAGGTGCGCGGCGGCTTCGACGGGCTGACTCGCTGGCTGAGCGGGATGTTCGAACGCGACGGCTGGCGGCCCGGCGGGGTGGTTGTCGTCGGCGCGGACAGCGAGATCGACGGGTTCTCATGGCAGCTCGAAAAGGCTTTGCCGGTACCGGTTTTCGCGCAGACCATGGCCCAGGTGACGGTCGCGCGGGGCGCGGCACTGGCCGCGGCCCAAAGCACGGAGTTCACCGACGAGCAGCTGGTGGCGCAGCCCAGCGAGCCCGTCGCGGCGCCGGCGCGGCCTCGCCATTTGTCCTACGCCGGGGCCGTGACCGCGTTGGCCGCCGGTGCGGTCACCTTCGTCGCTTCGCTGTCACTCGCCGTGGGCATTCAGCTCGCCCCGGATAGCGAGCCCGCGCCGGCGAGGCACGTGGTGCGCGCGTCGACGCCGCAAATCGCCCAGGCCGTTGCGCCGGCCGCCGCGTCCCGCCCGGAGGTCGCGCCGCCCGTCGCCCAGCCCAAGGTGCCGACGGGTGAGCAGGACGCCGCTCCCGCCGAGCAGCAACCGGATCCGAACACCCGCCAGCCCTACTTGACGCGCGTGCTCGAACACATACCGGGTGACGCCGGTGAGTCGGCGGACGATTCGGCTCCGCAGGCGCCGACGCCCTAG
- a CDS encoding class I SAM-dependent methyltransferase produces the protein MPRTENDSWDLATSVGATATMVAAARAVASKADNPLIDDPFAEPLVRAVGIEFLARWVNGDITAADVDVANDAWGLQRMADLMGARTRYFDAFFRDAMGAGIRQAVILASGLDARAYRLSWPAGATVFEIDQPLVIEFKKATLEGLGARPTTDLRAVPIDLRHDWPTALRAAGFDAGQPSAWTAEGLLAFLPPEAQDRLLDNVTELSAPGSRLAAEIFVNPPDENGEQAPDPLVTASERWCAHGFDIELADLRYDVERNDVAAYLDGHGWQTVSTTLNQLLADNGLPEIPLTPGNLAFSENYYCTAVRRP, from the coding sequence ATGCCACGCACAGAAAACGATTCGTGGGACCTGGCGACCAGCGTCGGAGCGACCGCGACCATGGTCGCCGCCGCCCGGGCGGTCGCTTCGAAGGCCGATAACCCACTGATCGACGATCCGTTTGCCGAGCCGCTGGTGCGGGCCGTCGGGATCGAATTCCTCGCCCGGTGGGTCAACGGAGACATCACCGCGGCCGACGTCGACGTCGCCAACGACGCGTGGGGCCTGCAGCGGATGGCCGACCTGATGGGCGCCCGGACGCGGTACTTCGACGCGTTTTTCCGCGACGCGATGGGTGCCGGCATTCGTCAGGCCGTCATCCTTGCGTCAGGCCTCGACGCCCGCGCCTACCGGCTGTCCTGGCCCGCCGGCGCAACGGTGTTCGAGATCGACCAGCCGCTGGTGATCGAGTTCAAGAAGGCGACGCTCGAGGGTCTGGGTGCGCGACCCACGACCGACCTGCGCGCGGTGCCGATCGACCTGAGACACGACTGGCCAACCGCGTTGCGGGCAGCCGGTTTTGACGCCGGCCAGCCCAGCGCGTGGACCGCCGAGGGCCTGCTTGCATTCCTGCCGCCGGAGGCTCAAGATCGCCTGCTGGACAACGTCACCGAATTAAGCGCACCCGGGAGCCGACTGGCCGCGGAGATCTTCGTCAACCCACCCGATGAGAACGGCGAACAAGCGCCCGACCCGCTGGTGACCGCCAGCGAGCGGTGGTGCGCGCACGGGTTCGACATCGAGCTCGCCGACCTGCGATACGACGTCGAGCGCAACGACGTCGCGGCCTACCTGGACGGCCACGGCTGGCAGACCGTTTCGACGACGCTCAATCAATTGTTGGCCGATAACGGACTGCCCGAGATACCGCTAACGCCAGGCAACTTGGCGTTTTCGGAGAATTACTATTGCACGGCGGTCCGGCGCCCCTAG